In Helianthus annuus cultivar XRQ/B chromosome 9, HanXRQr2.0-SUNRISE, whole genome shotgun sequence, the following are encoded in one genomic region:
- the LOC110877440 gene encoding sodium/pyruvate cotransporter BASS2, chloroplastic isoform X2, translated as MALTSLGSNGVTWLETDLFTVGLGFLMLSIVLTLTFEDFRRRLRSPWTVGVEFLAQYLIKPLLGFFIAMTLNVATYISKGNVALSVLMTTCSTIGAIIMTPLLTKLLAGILVLLRGFFCLGVHFHCFQF; from the exons ATGGCTCTTACATCGCTTGGATCCAATGGT GTTACTTGGTTAGAAACAGACCTTTTTACCGTTGGCTTGGGTTTTCTCATGCTTTCAATAGTACTTACGCTAACATTTGAGGATTTCAGACGTCGTTTAAGGAGTCCATGGACT GTTGGCGTAGAGTTTCTTGCTCAGTACTTGATCAAACCTTTGTTGGGATTCTTCATTGCAATG ACTCTAAATGTTGCAACTTATATATCGAAAGGAAATGTAGCACTTTCTGTTCTCATGACAAC ATGTTCGACTATTGGAGCTATTATCATGACACCACTGTTGACTAAACTTCTAGCTGGTATTTTGGTTCTGTTACGCGGTTTCTTTTGTTTGGGGGTTCATTTTCATTGTTTCCAGTTTTGA
- the LOC110877440 gene encoding sodium/pyruvate cotransporter BASS2, chloroplastic isoform X1: protein MELNRQAATIEPRQAHRSRTPVTWLETDLFTVGLGFLMLSIVLTLTFEDFRRRLRSPWTVGVEFLAQYLIKPLLGFFIAMTLNVATYISKGNVALSVLMTTCSTIGAIIMTPLLTKLLAGILVLLRGFFCLGVHFHCFQF, encoded by the exons ATGGAATTGAACCGTCAAGCTGCCACGATTGAACCCCGTCAAGCGCACCGCAGTCGAACCCCG GTTACTTGGTTAGAAACAGACCTTTTTACCGTTGGCTTGGGTTTTCTCATGCTTTCAATAGTACTTACGCTAACATTTGAGGATTTCAGACGTCGTTTAAGGAGTCCATGGACT GTTGGCGTAGAGTTTCTTGCTCAGTACTTGATCAAACCTTTGTTGGGATTCTTCATTGCAATG ACTCTAAATGTTGCAACTTATATATCGAAAGGAAATGTAGCACTTTCTGTTCTCATGACAAC ATGTTCGACTATTGGAGCTATTATCATGACACCACTGTTGACTAAACTTCTAGCTGGTATTTTGGTTCTGTTACGCGGTTTCTTTTGTTTGGGGGTTCATTTTCATTGTTTCCAGTTTTGA